The sequence below is a genomic window from Labilithrix sp..
AGGTCCGCGACGCGGCCGCGGGGGCGGACGCGGCGACGCAGCGCCTCGGCCTCGCGCGCCGCGAGCTCCAGCTCGCGCGTCAGCTCGAGCAAGCGGAGCGCCAGCGCTTCGACCTCGGCGACAGCAACGTCCTCTTCGTGAACATCCGCGAGCAAGGCACGTTCGAAGCAGCGACACGCGAGCTCGACGCGCTCTTCGACCACCAGAAGGCGCTCGCGCTCTACCGCGCGGTCCTCGGCGGTCCGCTTTGACGTTCGAGAGGGCTCTGCCCTCTCGAGCTCTCCCACCGGGGGCCGTCGCGCGGGGACGCGCTCCGCGCCCCCGGGCCCCCCGAGAGGGTGCTCCCAGGCGTTGGGTCGAGTCGAGCCTGTCCGGGCTTGGGCTTAGACCTTGTTGCAGCGTTTGGAGAGGAGGGTGCTTGCTAGGGTGCGGACGTCGTCTGGGATCGAGCGGCCGTGGGCGAGGCGGGGGAGCTGTTTGCACGTCGAGGTCAGCTCGTCGGGGCGGATCGCGTCGGAGTCGAGGACGCGGAGGACGCTCGCGCGGACGCGCGGGGTCGCGAGCAGCGCGCGCGAGAGGACGGGATCGAGCGTGACCTCGCACCGCGCGGTGGAGGCCGCGAGCGCGGGCTCGAGCGGGACGATGCTCTCGCGCGAGGAGCCGAACACGCGCTCCCAGAGGTGCGAGAGCTTGGTGCACTCGAGCGTGCTCGCGGCGCTCGCGACGAGCTCGGGCTCGCCGGCGTCGCCGAGCCAATCGAGGACGCGGCGGTCGAGCGTCGCGTGGTCGAGCAGCGCCTGCTGGCACGCCGGCGCGAGGCGAGACTCCGGCTGCGCCTTCATCAGCACGAGGCGGGAATCCTCCGAGGCGTCGGCGCCGCCGAGGCCCGTGCACGTCGCGTCGCGCGTGGCGGGCGCGTCGACCAAGCGGAGGAGCGCCGCCTGCGACGAAGAACCGAGGCTCGCGAGCAGCGCGGCCGCGGCGGTCTTTGCGGGGCCGTTGGCCGCGCCTACCGCGAGCTCGACGTCGTGGACGAACGGATCGACACGCGGGTCACGCTTGGGCAGCTCCGCCACGACGAGCGGGATGTCGGCCGGCAGCGCGAGCCCGGCGCGAAGGACGCGGCCGCCCCACGCGCCGCCGCGCGTGTGCGCCTGCCACGCGGCGTGATAGACGTCCGCGTTCCCGGTCCGGCTCGCGAGGCGCGCCGCGGCGTGCGGGTCGTGATCGGCGAGGCGGCCCATCGCCTCGAAGCTCTCGCGGCCCTCGTGTTTCTCGAGCCAGGCCACGTCGCGACGGGCCTCGGCCTCGGCGACGCTGGCCGGCTCGCACGCGACGAGAGCCAGGAGGGCAAGGACCGCGACCGACCGCACGGCCAAGGCTATAGCAACTCCAACGTGAGTTCCGCTGTCGCAAATCTCATCGCCCCCCATTCGATGCCGGAGGGCGCTACGGCGATGCGCCCCACGGAACGCGGTTTGCTCCATGGCAGGCATGAACGCGATTGATCTACTGAAACAACAGCACAAGAAGACCACGGCGGCGCTCGAGAAGGCGCACGAGAGCGGTGCTGCGCCGGCGGAGCTCAAGAAGATGGCGGACGAGCTCGTCGCGCACATGGTGATCGAGGAGCATATTTTCTACCCCCGCGTGAAACAGCTCATGAAGAGCATGATCAACGAGTCCTTCGAGGAGCACGCGGTCGCGCGCTTCGAGCTGGCGCGCCTCCTCCAGGCGAGCGGCGAGGACAAGAAGACGCGCGCCCTCGTCCTGAAGGAGCTCCTCGAGCATCACATCGAAGAAGAGGAGAAGGAGATGTTCCCGAAGGTGAAGAGGGACATCCCCGCCGCCGAGCTCGACGCGCTCGGCGTGAAGATGCACGCGGCCTTCGAGACCGCGGTCGCGAAGGGCCTCGAGGCCTTCTTCCAGCCTTCGCGCCCCGCGCGTCGCACCGGCACCAACGGCGCGACCGCAGCCCACGCGCGCTGAGCGGAGCGCGGCCTCGCCGTCGCCCGCTACCAGCGCCAGCGCTTCTTCCGCTTTCGGCGCGGCGCGTTCGGCTGGCGGGGCGCCGGCTTCTTCGCGGCGGGGCGTACCGTCGGGTGGTGCGGGCGCGCCTTCGCCGCGGTCGCGTCGGGCGCGGCGTCGGGCGCCGTGTCGCTCGCCGCGGCGTCGAGCTCGTCGTCGTCGTCTTCGTCGTCGTCCCCTGCGTCGTCGTCGTCGCCGGCGTCTTCGAGGTCCTCCACCGGCGGGGAGGGAGCGGGCACGGCGGACACCTCCGCCTCCGCCTCCGTGACGACGTTCGCGATCGGCGTCGGCTCCGCGGGTGGAGGGACGATCGCGGAGCGGTTCTGGATGAGCACGAACCCGATCGCGGCGGCGACGACGAAGACGACGACGGCGCGGAGCCAGCCGCGGCCACGCTTCCCTTCGACCGCCGCGCGCATCGCCGCGGAGCGCGGGCCGGTCACGTCGGCGCTCGGCTCGTCGAACGCGCTCGGCCGCGTCGCGACCTCCTTCGTCGTCTCGAGCGGCGCCTCGGCGGGCACGGTGGGGCGATGCGCGAACGACGCCGACGGCGGGCGCATCGACGAGCTCGCGACGATGTTCACCGTCGACGGCTCCGCGCTCGGGAGCGCGAGCGCGGCGCGGACCTCCTCGCGCATCGCGGTCGCGGACGCGTAGCGGTCGTCGCGATCGAACGCGAGCGCGCGATCGACGATGGCGGCGAAGCGGTCCGACGCGTCGGGCGCGACGGTCTTGAGCTTCGGCGCCGGCGTCGTCGCCATGCGGACGACGAGGCCGAGCGTGTGCGCGGCGTCGTGGATGCGCTTGTTGCTCGAGAGCTGGAAGAGGATCGAGCCGAGCGCGTAGAGGTCCGTGCGCCCGTCGATCTTGTCGGCGAGGCCCGCCGCCTGCTCGGGGGACATGTACGTCGGCGTTCCGAACGCGACGCCCGCGTCGGGCTGCTCCTTCGCCTCGGAGAGACG
It includes:
- a CDS encoding hemerythrin domain-containing protein, with amino-acid sequence MNAIDLLKQQHKKTTAALEKAHESGAAPAELKKMADELVAHMVIEEHIFYPRVKQLMKSMINESFEEHAVARFELARLLQASGEDKKTRALVLKELLEHHIEEEEKEMFPKVKRDIPAAELDALGVKMHAAFETAVAKGLEAFFQPSRPARRTGTNGATAAHAR
- a CDS encoding protein kinase; protein product: MEPRTIRESDRARVGSVLHDKWTLERLIGVGGMGAVYAARHRNGARAAVKVFSPVKETPVLRERFLREGYAANKVEHPGAVKVLDDDVIDKGADAGLAYLVMELLEGESLQERFAKGPPLTERDLLEVADGVLAVLEAAHANGVVHRDLKPDNLFLVRDPDHATGMQIKVLDFGLARLSEAKEQPDAGVAFGTPTYMSPEQAAGLADKIDGRTDLYALGSILFQLSSNKRIHDAAHTLGLVVRMATTPAPKLKTVAPDASDRFAAIVDRALAFDRDDRYASATAMREEVRAALALPSAEPSTVNIVASSSMRPPSASFAHRPTVPAEAPLETTKEVATRPSAFDEPSADVTGPRSAAMRAAVEGKRGRGWLRAVVVFVVAAAIGFVLIQNRSAIVPPPAEPTPIANVVTEAEAEVSAVPAPSPPVEDLEDAGDDDDAGDDDEDDDDELDAAASDTAPDAAPDATAAKARPHHPTVRPAAKKPAPRQPNAPRRKRKKRWRW